The following proteins are encoded in a genomic region of Hydra vulgaris chromosome 05, alternate assembly HydraT2T_AEP:
- the LOC136080149 gene encoding uncharacterized protein LOC136080149, with protein sequence MISNDTISCDKLIIHSIKENITVESTTTTKYRGGITCCVPLCNNNSLKNKNLSFYIIPKESNLRKKWLSLISRKNFVPSTSHRVCSVHFTGGKKTYMNDCPSLLSKQVKDNIKKPRITVNSSIGYKRKIDEIENEKNDVNFLFEETEPEKLKKEIIILNDKLNIIKTKKKEMKNIIMNQNHTINQLKFTVDRFKHNQAHFKFYTGFESYNLFKVLLEYLEPAASKLIYWGSNTNIEKTTDFNYNKKGRGRIMSSESELFLVLTRFRLGLLVEDMALRFDISSSHVSRIIVTWTDFLHSQMRMLPIWATKQTVKETMPKCFKEKYESTRVILDCTELFIEMPTSFRSQSATFSNYKHKNTAKGLIGIAPNGAITFVSDLYCGRFSDKQITKDFGIYNLLEPGDSVMADRGFDIADDLPENVSLNIPPFLNGKAQLSLEDENETRKIAAVPIHVERAIQRIKNYHILQTPFILSMAPEINKTWIVCCYLANFLPQLVSDK encoded by the coding sequence atgatttcaAATGATACAATATCTTGTGATAAACTAATAATTCATtctattaaagaaaatattactgttgaatcaacaacaacaacaaaataccGCGGTGGCATAACTTGTTGTGTTCCATTATGCAACAATAATTcgctcaaaaacaaaaacttatcgTTTTACATCATCCCAAAAGAAagtaatttgagaaaaaaatggCTATCTTTAATTAGTAGGAAAAACTTTGTTCCTTCTACTTCTCATCGGGTTTGTTCAGTCCACTTTACAGGAGGAAAAAAGACTTATATGAACGACTGTCCATCTTTACTGTCAAAACAAGTTAAAGACAACATAAAAAAACCAAGAATCACAGTAAATAGTTCTATtggatataaaagaaaaatagacgAAATTGAAAACGaaaaaaatgatgttaattttttatttgaagaaaccGAGcctgaaaagttaaaaaaagaaattattatccTAAATGACAAACTgaacattataaaaactaaaaagaaagaaatgaaaaatattattatgaacCAAAATCACACTatcaatcaattaaaatttacagTTGACAGATTTAAACATAATCAAGCccactttaaattttatactggCTTTGAATCATACAatctatttaaagttttactagAATATTTAGAACCTGCTGCAAGCAAACTTATATATTGGGGGTCAAATacaaacattgaaaaaacaacagactttaattacaataaaaagggAAGAGGACGCATAATGAGTTCAGAGTCtgaattgtttttagttttaacaagATTTCGACTTGGCCTTTTGGTTGAAGACATGGCACTGCGCTTTGACATATCCTCAAGTCATGTTAGTAGAATCATAGTGACATGGACTGATTTTTTGCATTCTCAAATGCGTATGCTACCAATTTGGGCAACAAAACAAACTGTAAAAGAAACAATgccaaaatgttttaaagaaaaatatgaatCAACAAGGGTAATCTTAGACTGCACTGAACTGTTTATCGAAATGCCTACATCTTTTCGAAGCCAGTCTGCaactttttctaattataaacataaaaatacagcAAAAGGATTAATTGGAATAGCACCAAATGGAGCCATAACTTTTGTTTCTGATTTATACTGTGGTCGTTTTTCGGACAAACAAATTACTAAAGATTTTGGCATATACAACCTGCTTGAACCAGGAGACAGTGTAATGGCAGATAGAGGTTTCGATATTGCTGATGATTTACCGGAAAATGTTTCATTAAATATACCACCATTTCTAAATGGAAAAGCTCAACTCAGTCTAGAAGATGAGAATGAAACTAGAAAAATTGCTGCTGTTCCTATTCATGTAGAAAGAGCAATACAgcgaataaaaaattatcacattTTACAAACACCATTTATATTGTCTATGGCAccagaaattaataaaacttgGATAGTTTGTTGTTATTTAGCAAACTTTTTGCCACAACTTGtttcagataaataa
- the LOC136071828 gene encoding zinc carboxypeptidase-like gives MIKMKIATACLLLLGVVCAERVHYVGDKVFQITPKTEEESDWLHSWIESTTIKLDVWRNPKGAGRATHIHVKAVDVESVTEVLKQKAINFTITIDDLEKVINREHFHNQLFSYNTGVYSFDRFNRYSEIDAQLTQFANTNYNHAKVTKFVMGTTFERRQINGIKITAKSGPSTKPAIWVDGGIHPREWISPATVMYLAKLLLQPIQNVDKVLAKYDIYIVPVVNVDGYEYTHTGDRMWRKTRSNCRVSRCCGVDPNRNWANNFGGPGTSTDQCSEIYRGTQPFSEPCVKALSDNLRSLKNSPGGLKSYWNVHAFSELLLTPIGYSTTLPRDYTEIKRVGDIFAAAVQKTYGRRFEVGPPSRILYPVGGGSMDWTYENLGVVYSYGPELRPSRNAGNGFIVSPTEIRPSGEEFTAGFLAAALAMK, from the exons ATGATCAAAATGAAGATAGCGACCGCTTGTCTTTTGCTTTTGGGTGTAGTTTGCGCTGAACGAGTTCATTACGTtgg tgataaagtttttcaaattactcCAAAAACTGAAGAAGAATCCGATTGGTTGCATTCATGGATAGAATCTACTACAATTAAA CTTGATGTTTGGCGCAATCCAAAAGGAGCCGGTCGCGCAACACATATTCATGTAAAAGCAGTAGATGTGGAAAGTGTGACTGAAGTCTTAAAGCAAAAAGCTATAAATTTCACAATAACCATTGACGATTTAGAAAAAGTGATTAACCGAGAACATTTTCATAACCAACTTTTCTCATATAATACTGGCGTATATTCTTTTGACAGATTTAATAGATATTCTGAG attgatgcACAACTAACACAGTTTGCAAACACAAACTACAATCATGCTAAAGTCACCAAATTTGTTATGGGAACAACTTTTGAAAGAAGACAAATCAATGGAATTAAG ATAACTGCAAAATCTGGACCTAGCACAAAGCCAGCAATTTGGGTTGATGGTGGCATCCATCCCAGAGAATGGATATCCCCAGCAACAGTTATGTATCTAGCAAAActt cttcttcAACCAATACAAAATGTTGACAAGGTTTTAGCCAAGTACGATATTTATATTGTTCCTGTAGTAAATGTAGATGGATATGAATATACTCATACTGGAGATAGAATGTGGCGAAAAACTCGAAGCAATTGTAGAGTAAGTAGATGTTGTGGAGTGGATCCTAATAGAAACTGGGCAAACAATTTTGGAG GTCCTGGAACTAGTACTGATCAATGTAGCGAGATTTATAGAGGAACACAACCGTTTAGTGAACCATGTGTTAAAGCGCTTTCAGATAATTTAAGAAGTCTAAAAAATTCACCTGGTGGTCTCAAATCATATTGGAATGTCCATGCTTTTAGTGAACTTTTACTGACTCCAATTGGATATTCTACCACCTTGCCTAGAGATTACACTGAAATT aaAAGAGTCGGTGATATATTTGCTGCAGCAGTTCAGAAAACTTATGGTCGAAGGTTTGAAGTGGGTCCTCCATCTCGAATTTTAT atccTGTTGGAGGTGGTAGCATGGATTGGACATATGAAAACTTGGGAGTGGTTTATTCTTATGGTCCTGAATTACGCCCGtcaagaaatgctggaaatggATTTATCGTGTCGCCAACTGAAATTCGCCCATCAGGAGAGGAGTTTACAGCTGGTTTCTTAGCCGCCGCACTTGCAATGAAATAA
- the LOC136080150 gene encoding uncharacterized protein LOC136080150, translated as MFVLFFRKNVYNQTRYFSSIEQGRRVKEIAQLLNIKHHQTVSKVIKRYQETRSYEDRVRSGRPRTSNTPANRNKILGRIKRNPRTQKNSTRKMTIAVGISEGSVQIILKEAELKARKHVTAQLLTEEMKRKRLNRCRKLLKRFGTGRHRKILFSDEKWFNVEQAHNNQNDRSWSKEPLPLEKIIISHQQKP; from the coding sequence atgtttgtattgttttttaggaaaaatgtCTATAATCAGACCCGCTATTTTTCTTCAATTGAGCAAGGAAGAAGAGTGAAAGAAATTGCCCAACTTCTAAACATCAAACACCACCAAACTGTATCCAAAGTCATTAAGCGATATCAAGAAACTAGGAGCTATGAAGACAGAGTGAGAAGTGGACGACCTCGGACTTCCAACACTCCAGCTAACCGAAATAAGATCTTAGGTCGAATCAAAAGAAACCCACGAACACAGAAGAACTCAACAAGAAAAATGACTATAGCTGTTGGAATTTCTGAAGGATCAGTTCAAATTATTCTGAAAGAAGCCGAATTAAAAGCCAGGAAACATGTTACAGCTCAATTACTTACAGAAGAGATGAAACGAAAACGTTTGAACCGATGCAGGAAGCTTCTGAAACGTTTTGGTACTGGGCGACACCGAAAAATTCTGTTTTCTGATGAGAAATGGTTCAATGTTGAGCAAGCTCATAACAATCAAAATGACAGAAGTTGGTCTAAGGAACCCCTGCCACTcgaaaaaataatcatttccCATCAACAGAAGCCATAG